In the Manis javanica isolate MJ-LG chromosome 12, MJ_LKY, whole genome shotgun sequence genome, one interval contains:
- the CLDN23 gene encoding claudin-23 yields MRTPVVMTLGLVLTPCGLLLNLTGALTPGWRMVQGFLNQPVDVVLYQGLWDMCREQSSRERECGQPDELGYFTAEPVHVARALMVTSLATTALGLLLASLGVRCWQDEPHFALAGLSGLVLFTSGLFSLIPVSWYNHFLDDRAVLPAPASPVTVQVGYSLVLGYLGSCLLLLGGFSLALSFAPWCEERCRRRRKTSPRCPRRSSVSTLQVDWPEPALPPAIKYYSDGQHQPRPAELVAARKPRAGFPMPRPPSNAYANPADVLHGERATNSSGASLSSAGTCRGSLPCDSDL; encoded by the coding sequence ATGCGGACGCCGGTGGTGATGACGCTGGGCTTGGTGCTCACGCCCTGCGGGCTGCTGCTCAACCTGACGGGCGCGCTGACGCCCGGCTGGAGGATGGTGCAGGGCTTCCTCAACCAGCCGGTGGACGTGGTGCTGTACCAGGGCCTGTGGGACATGTGCCGCGAGCAGAGCAGCCGCGAGCGCGAGTGCGGCCAGCCGGACGAGCTGGGCTACTTCACGGCCGAGCCGGTGCACGTGGCGCGGGCGCTCATGGTCACGTCGCTGGCCACCAcggccctggggctgctgctggcGTCGCTAGGCGTGCGCTGCTGGCAGGACGAGCCCCACTTCGCGCTGGCCGGCCTCTCGGGCTTGGTGCTCTTCACCTCGGGCCTCTTCAGCCTCATCCCGGTCTCCTGGTACAACCACTTCTTGGACGACCGCGCTGTCCTGCCCGCGCCGGCCAGCCCCGTCACGGTGCAGGTCGGCTACAGCCTGGTGCTGGGCTACCTGGGCAGCTGCCTGCTGCTGCTGGGCGGCTTCTCGCTGGCGCTCAGCTTCGCGCCCTGGTGCGAGGAGCGCTGTCGCCGCCGCCGCAAGACGTCCCCGCGCTGCCCGCGCCGCAGCAGCGTCAGCACCTTGCAGGTCGACTGGCCCGAGCCCGCGCTGCCGCCCGCCATCAAGTACTACAGCGACGGCCAGCACCAGCCGCGGCCCGCCGAGCTCGTGGCCGCCCGCAAGCCCAGGGCCGGCTTCCCCATGCCGCGGCCGCCGTCCAACGCCTACGCCAACCCGGCGGACGTGCTCCACGGGGAGAGGGCGACCAACTCCAGCGGCGCCTCCTTGAGCAGCGCCGGCACCTGCCGCGGTTCGCTGCCCTGCGACTCCGACCTGTAG